Within Rhododendron vialii isolate Sample 1 chromosome 12a, ASM3025357v1, the genomic segment AATAGAGCCTAGTATTTGAGTTCCGGAATAGTCTTTCCCCATTCATTTATGGAGTATGAACTTAACGCTCAAAGCCTCAGAGGCGGGCACGGGGTTAGGCCCTTAAGGCCATGATCTATATTGGGTTTTGTAGGAATTGGGTTTCGTTCTGTTCGCATTTGATATCTCATGCCTCTGTTTTCTACAGATGCCAAGCGTAATGAAGGATCTGTACCCCAACGGAATGGTCGTGCGCCTCCGCAGCAAAAACAACAAGTACCTCTTCGCCGGAGAAGACAAAATATCCGTAACCCTAGTCGAGAGCGACTCTTCCGAAAACGTCCGGTGGACCGTCGAATTCTCTTACGAATCAGATGACATATTCCGTCTCAAGAGCTGCTACGGCAGGTACCTCACCCCCTCCAACCAGCCCTTCCTCCTCGGCTTGACCGGACGCAAAGTCCTCCAGATGGCCAGCCGCCTCGACTCGTCGGTGGAGTGGGAGTTGGTAGAGGAAGGGTACTAACTTAACTCAACACTCCTAATTATCATACAGTATTACATCGAATCACCTATGATCTCCACTCACACAATTCTTAGGGTCACATAACGCCAAAACCCAATTTGTTTGCtgccaaaattcaaaatgaaatttttatcaTAAAATGACTTATTTGGCCTCCTAATCCATCGTATGGCAAGAACCCGGCCTTCTTTCAATTCTCTACagtcttcttcctcctctagCTAGTTCTGTCACCCCAATTTCATTTCTTTACTTGCAAAACCCAATTTGTAACTTTTCTAGTGTTTGTGGAGTTCGAATCTGAATAAACCCACGCCTTTGTTGGACCTAAACAACTCAGCAATGGAGAAAGCTGACTTGTTCTCCTTACCGAAAATAAAACAAGCTGACTTGTTCTGTTACCTATTTCGAGTTCTTCGAATTACAGAGAACCGATTCCAGTGAGTTTTGGCAAATAAGTCATTTAATACTAAGAATTTCACCTGAGTTTTGGAAGGAACAAATaggattttggcattatcattgaTGGTTTGATTTTATtagataatttttcttttgactttgtTAATTTCAcgtcaaaattttgtgaatcattggtttgtctcaacaaccgtaatataaaaaaaaaagaaaaaaactgcaatcaaaattttcaaaagttggcaaaagacaaaaataattgaaaagcGACTTACTTTTTAAACCATTTTTATCTTTACTGAATACTTTTAAATTTTGGGTcatgtttttttacttttctgactTCTTTCGCCGAGATAAATTtctaacaaagaaagaaaggcacTCTTCCATGAAATTGACAAGGGGGAGGCCCcaatataatcaaatatatagtttttaatttccgtttgactgaaaaaaaaatataaagtttCACTAGCTTAACTGCTCTCCAAATGAACTCGCCGGTGCTTGTGTCTCCTACTAGCAAATATGAAAAGACAATGTCGAAATATGACTCTCAAAATGGTAAATAATTCACGTTTATTATTTGCAGTAAGGATTGGGTGAAGCTCATAACGCGGGACGGGAGCTTTTTGCGGGCCAATGGCGGCCTTCCACCATGGAAGGATACAGTCACCCATGATGTTCCTTGGGCATTCCAGGATTTGGTCCTTTGGGATGTTCAACCGGTTGAGATTGGTGATATTTGCGTGATATTATAGAtataagcgcctaagtaggaTGAATTAGCGCGTTAGAGGCGCGTTTTATCTCATGTTCCATTTGATACCGTGTTTTgtcttgttttgaaatttttgttaaGTTTCGCATGAATAAGGTGGATTTCACGCCAAGATTGGATTGCGAGGCCTTGAAGCCGGTAGTTGGAGAGTTCGATACAAAAAGCGCAAAGTCGAAATATTAAACGGTGTTCGAAGTTGTTTCGTTTGGATTCAATCAAGTAGAGTGTCAGAATTGCAAGTCGAAAGTTCGGCATAGAACTTAATTAATCTACAATTGGAGATCTTTGTCTTCAATGGGCCTCATAAGTATTTGTTATTGTGAGACCAAGGAGGGCCCATGTTTCAACAATTGGCTTACACGGCTGGAAatttaaaagaaggaaaataagggTTTTCATGAGGTCGGTCGGCTACGGGTGATATAGATATATGTAATCCCCACGAATGCATAGTGAGGGGAGGGAACGTTGGCTGCCGTGGGAAATAAAGGAAGAACGGGgcttcttttctttccctttcaagtatttttatgctttgttcaattactcacaCTTCagtaattcgtttttaatttttgttctttatcaAAGTTATTCGTTGGTTCTTATTTAATTTagatattttgtttatttttcatctcccgtaatagaagcatgtttcaaactagggtttcttcttttttatgcataatgattagtaagtagtttttctgaggtatggtcgctgggtaaagacGCGATGCGACctaattaggattcgtctctcaattttctgcacattaatttaatttaataatttagttgatgaaaactacgtccgttggacgaatccgaggcattgctagggctcatgtgagcgggaacggaggaccaaaacctgttcgccgctgtgtacgggaccggcaaccttaggattctcATTCTTCGGGGTtttcaattctccctaaatttaaccgtttttagaactttgaaaagcgagctgattctgattgggtagcaagCGCCGGATTTCCTACGATcgcgcctctctttttaatctttcgagcaagttatctgttagttttagttaatttcaatcaaattacaaggggtggctacctaagagcccgtttaaattataacaacccgagtttttagtcatcacacatcaccgtctttgtggattcgactatggacttaccggatattatgctacgtcggtctccgccctacgcttgggacaacccattattttaggtctaggaaatcgtcaagcaattAGGTCGGATTAGTTGCCGCAACCAAAACCGGGTTTTCAATTGGAATCGTCGGAGTTTGGGTCGAGCTTTGGGTCGAATCATTGGCACAACTCCCCCAATTTTGTAAGACAGTCAGTATGTCAGTAATAAATTCTGTGATGAATTAGTAGGGttttatttgggaaaaaaataagacatcaaatttgtgaatttcttcggatcaaattttttttttttttgtgaatttcttaattaattaactcACTATGTTGTTATCTTAACTCCATACCTCACCATAAAATTTTCCTAGATCCGAGACATTATGAAAATACTCCATACCTCTCCTTTAACTAACTCCGTACCTCTCCATAAAACTAACTTTTTGAGCCGAGATGTTACAAAAAACTAGTGGATGTCCGTGCTTGAAGGCACGACGCAACGTATTTTTAACCCAAAAGTGAATGGAAttagagaaaatagaaaagtaatAGATGACAATAGGTACTCcattttgttaaatttcaaGTGAGTCCGTCTACGTTAGAGCACAATCAAagtccaagaaaaatcaaactcagTGTAATAATTTATTAACTCCAACACGTGTAATAAGACCACATGCGCGCCCTTGCACGTTTTATAGGCACAACACAAACAATGATGCCAAAAGCCCTAAATTACCTTGgtagagaggagaggagagtcGGGTAACCCATCGCAGCTATATCAACTACAACTTCACGGCAATCATCAATAAAGTAACATATTCATATCATCATATTGTTGGAGCTAACTTTGAGGTATTGTCAGTGTTGAGTACTCTCTTCAACTCCCTGCAAGTGGGCGGTGGAGCCCCCAGGATTCGTTGAGGTGTGCAAAAATTGACATAAacatctgag encodes:
- the LOC131310381 gene encoding uncharacterized protein LOC131310381 isoform X2: MPSVMKDLYPNGMVVRLRSKNNKYLFAGEDKISVTLVESDSSENVRWTVEFSYESDDIFRLKSCYGSKDWVKLITRDGSFLRANGGLPPWKDTVTHDVPWAFQDLVLWDVQPVEIGDICVIL
- the LOC131310381 gene encoding uncharacterized protein LOC131310381 isoform X1, whose product is MPSVMKDLYPNGMVVRLRSKNNKYLFAGEDKISVTLVESDSSENVRWTVEFSYESDDIFRLKSCYGRYLTPSNQPFLLGLTGRKVLQMASRLDSSVEWELVEEGKDWVKLITRDGSFLRANGGLPPWKDTVTHDVPWAFQDLVLWDVQPVEIGDICVIL